A single Ciona intestinalis chromosome 12, KH, whole genome shotgun sequence DNA region contains:
- the LOC100176591 gene encoding uncharacterized protein LOC100176591 isoform X3, which yields MIIHFKTLVSSNIKRKKPWSKVAWVGNLKESVCLFDKSRVSILYLPSGKTKKSISCLQPFKKEIVCFNTSSSGEYIVAVLTNGEIIRWEKDSNHVLRIESSPGVIVQTGKDSSKIHIYINSSGDKVLLVIGNKVNVWDRGRWVGVGLGQFGSSPLTKEVSIDARFFNNMDQGECCLCTFVFNTGNKMSMFCLFLRWLDHACNDVGFVSTVSTHTFPLQHIHPQCKPIRLRGSYITCISHDGQTVATAVNQRQPHQSKLMFIHPYTAASVVVDLKHLGSKSDNVLKQFAKTYWIAQMSWTSDDVYLACITRRGSLLLLSKLGQPIMIACEGSRVDFGPAHFLPLHPLVEHGRNKHDNPLSHNKDDESLASTVISEKSTRQKFSVSTHPRLPIILCSDGYSVTALQMSEWVRSRDLATISLVEINRDLKSISKKFNLEVTRHTTPRFEPPPLITETAKFKENKFTLLYESFVKRVSRKNKRNKSEENLLERSFSKNEEVEMLAYRFEEDENEATQDETDNDDDSRAPPGVILDADSGKLSFVDLDETEQTLDENLPLDGESLHKLISQCLLKLLSTWGIMTSESHHNTNHANDELHQFFLQTLRCICSTVLQAQQIASCLVWRIGSDEHGTSPVQRTLSELLDTIPKRLCIIASWDAHYRPVVVKSITTAIETILTSSRSSPEGCLSIKDLSRNIFVAFYSLKQCEKHLNLVYSFHLSPLRLVNNRHMTDCFFHSLDVEDFKPTNHSEVLSSQRLMLWQAWRKFYSFVSKIWDLEQCKQILPSLSRVYSTVQKIVLPRSCDRDIIERSTTLSSMRLNLCEYKLNQALRLVARILDDHLVTGSKWSDTNWASVELICKVMIDYYKDKPIVFQTNEYGGRMIVLDRGVLTSAVSSQRLSAHWSAEHAVSILLCAGRLYEASELAVAVGAWRVGVALSAVATKVRAFTDDYRQFDGSGCADAVIDILKDKFIMFLPESIKSEVVKNTEELFDFDPELLYPEVVDLFTVGVMTGSDLSSWVIDLLMNKLKTKLGKLDLLLNDDVHIPTPPMHLPQLNMDENLVLIRHQLSSLIRLLFVTFHSMGITHLAASWYVKLLRSGESPMSSLSEDKSENLFSSEEGRMVVASLREICGMLWSLHVREKLTEATRAYQRARENEEVLEAVVHDCYAWLSRAKVFAKFYNWDEEIQDLVLCLASELPVDEDLIHIIAEHFHDPNIISAKVDPKMKILMQRMRQTFYNVDGTLQPMTVLYQRLCSELDTQKHHNTQVQHMFMDKHESSHPDGEWYVPKFTESYKASLCAVFPFEKDQCFHEFISQLFDVVLNKASTIQRSGKMKKSEKNDRNILLLCNRHQVATNELDAAFKVRSRQKQFTKIENLSHNTPDATSTPKIRKSTSFNEKPTTKRRNITFQLPNHNNLHRYFSEPDLNGSILDETFDKSLQIPTFDKSKIPQWMKKRLLRLSPYLGWLELWINSQVPTSHTHQPSIRINLTKHQMLQGLTVAELRFGDFPKPISTKKQIFLPPLKIESCVTVLTDDDVTTVSSIASVDVNQNEDQTVNQVEPVNETEPVNQTESVNQSDAAISQTVVDQLISTDQSEPQVGQPIQSQGPMETETSEEVTVIEVKDKEENKKEEQEEEEEKGGKKDTTLVLDDLKDDENIEGSSVEDFSSELADGGGTYRVNNKNKKPNKDENVADVVRSEINNVLLAQQVSLLSQILLGQTLTGGSQRGGNPLVGNILQSLLPTAPPSVANEPKVEKQEVHEESHKKVHDHVYHMKPSQPKKDFGIPLFHVPGITKSHDPKSAKLISTPNSATSWRASLAAKKTYDAENSPQKPPKLINLKDRKKPLVIQDTNLQHPIRHTLPTNLPYETPIDPPNPTQPVLMKPPTPQHIPSSYTTQQPGPAAKQTYKTQYPILQINPQHPKAPSFNSAPQPAPIPRQESHHAPLHPYTQPPVLNPPREAWVEGKAPKPIFINCQSQQYPRQQTHRDLIPRLINPQEVLEYESRKHGFTNIKKSSGPTQPRVPLMKVSAPPFEHTGGHHKPQEPPQVTPPMINKENVNPAQVAPQTKPTQPAPPLHKATQPHEEFHGFIDQDEVRREVEMKMLGSDEKMTGADAHYVATVGKHEKPHKPRMKDADTQIEVEEQPHQR from the exons AtgattattcattttaaaaccctGGTTTCGAGCAACATCAAACGCAAGAAACCATGGAGTAAAGTTGCTTGGGTTGGAAACTTGAAGGaaagtgtttgtttgtttgataaAAGTCGGGTTTCGATATTGTATCTTCCTTCGGGGAAAACCAAGAAATCAATTTCATGTCTTCAGCCGTTTAAGAAAGAGATCGTTTGTTTCAATACTTCATCATCTG GAGAATATATTGTTGCTGTATTAACCAATGGTGAGATCATACGTTGGGAGAAAGATAGCAACCATGTTTTGAGAATCGAATCATCACCGGGTGTTATTGTACAAACTGGCAAAG ATTCCTCAAAAATCCACATATACATCAACAGCAGCGGTGACAAGGTTTTGTTGGTTATCGGGAACAAAGTAAATGTATGGGATAGGGGCCGATGGGTGGGGGTAGGGTTGGGGCAGTTTGGAAGTTCCCCTCTTACTAAAGAGGTTTCTATTGACGCAAGGTTCTTCAATAACATG GACCAAGGTGAATGCTGCTTATGTACATTCGTATTCAACACTGGCAACAAAAtgtcaatgttttgtttatttctacGTTGGTTGGATCACGCATGTAATGATGTTGGTTTCGTATCTACTGTATCCACACATACGTTCCCACTGCAACatattcacccacaatgtAAACCTATAAG ATTACGAGGGTCATACATCACATGCATCTCCCATGACGGACAAACGGTAGCGACAGCTGTCAATCAACGTCAACCTCATCAATCAAAGTTGATGTTCATCCATCCATATACAGCAGCTTCTGTGGTTGTGGATCTTAAACATCTAGGATCGAAAAGCGACAACGTACTCAAGCAATTCGCAAA AACATACTGGATTGCGCAAATGTCATGGACATCCGACGACGTATATCTCGCTTGTATAACTCGTCGTGGTTCGCTGCTTCTACTTTCAAAACTTGGCCAACCAATCATGATCGCTTGTGAGGGGTCAAGGGTCGACTTCGGCCCCGCCCACTTTCTACCTCTTCACCCATTGGTCGAACACGGGAG GAACAAACACGACAATCCGCTGAGTCACAATAAAGACGACGAGTCACTCGCTTCTACCGTTATCTCCGAAAAATCGACTCGGCAAAAATTCTCGGTTTCCACCCACCCCAGGTTACCCATAATCCTTTGCAGCGACGGGTATTCAGTGACGGCGCTACAGATGTCTGAGTGGGTGAGGTCACGTGACCTAGCTACGATATCATTGGTGGAAATCAACAGGGACCTGAAGTCTATCAGCAAGAAGTTTAACTTGGAG GTAACACGACACACCACGCCGAGGTTTGAACCCCCACCCCTCATCACCGAGACTGCAAAGTTTAAGGAAAACAAGTTCACCCTTCTGTACGAGAGTTTTGTTAAGAGGGTTTCACGCAAG AACAAGCGCAACAAATCTGAAGAGAATTTGCTCGAACGAAGTTTTAGCAAAAACGAAGAAGTCGAAATGCTTGCTTACAg ATTTGAAGAAGATGAGAATGAAGCAACACAAGATGAGACCG ACAACGATGATGACTCTAGAGCTCCACCCGGTGTCATACTTGACGCAGATTCAGGAAAGTTAAGTTTCGTTGATTTGGACGAAACCGAGCAAACTTTGGATGAAAATTTACCATTAGATGGAG AATCCTTGCACAAACTCATCTCCCAATGTTTGCTTAAGTTATTATCAACATGgggtattatgacatcagaaTCGCATCATAATACCAACCATGCCAATGATGAATTACATCAGTTCTTCCTACAAACACTACGTTGTATCTGTTCTACTGTGCTGCAG GCTCAACAAATTGCTTCGTGTTTGGTTTGGAGGATTGGATCAGATGAACATGGGACTTCCCCTGTCCAGAGAACACTCAGTGAACTGTTAGACACGATTCCAAAAAGGTTGTGTATCATTGCTTCATGGGATGCTCACTATCGCCCTGTAGTGGTGAAAAGCATCACCACagccatagaaacaatattaacatCGAGTCGATCGTCACCTGAAGGTTGTTTGTCCATCAAGGATTTATCAAGGAATATTTTCGTTGCTTTTTATTCGTTGAAACAATGTGAGAAGCATCTTAACTTGGTGTACAG CTTCCATCTCTCTCCATTACGATTGGTTAATAATCGTCACATGACCGACTGCTTCTTCCATTCATTGGATGTTGAAGATTTTAAACCGACCAATCACAGTGAAGTATTATCTTCACAAAGATTGATGTTGTGGCAAGCTTGGAggaaattttattcttttgtgtCAAAAATCTGGGACCTAGAACAATGCAAACAG ATTCTTCCGTCTCTCTCCCGTGTTTACTCAACCGTGCAGAAAATCGTTTTACCGAGGTCATGTGACCGTGACATCATCGAGAGGTCAACGACCTTGAGTAGCATGAGGTTGAACCTGTGTGAATATAAACTCAACCAAGCGTTACGACTCGTAGCGAGAATATTGGACGACCATCTTGTTACTGGGAGTAAATGGAGCG ATACCAACTGGGCATCGGTGGAATTAATATGCAAAGTAATGATCGATTATTACAAAGACAAACCAATTGTTTTCCAAACAAACGAGTATGGAGGTCGTATGATTGTTCTGGATAGAGGGGTTCTAACTTCTGCTGTCAG TTCACAAAGATTATCCGCACACTGGTCAGCTGAACACGCGGTGTCGATTCTACTTTGTGCGGGGCGGTTATATGAAGCGAGCGAATTGGCTGTTGCTGTGGGGGCGTGGCGGGTGGGCGTGGCACTCTCCGCTGTAGCAACAAAAGTCCGGGCGTTTACGGACGATTATCGACAGTTTGACGGCTCCGGTTGCGCTGATGCTGTCATAGATATCTTAAAAGATAAATTCATAATGTTTTTGCCGGAATCAATTAAAAGcgaagttgtaaaaaatactGAGGAACTTTTTGACTTTGACCCAGAGTTACTTTACCCAGAGGTCGTTGACCTTTTCACGGTAGGGGTCATGACCGGTAGTGACCTTTCGTCGTGGGTCATTGACCTCCTGATGAATAAGTTGAAGACAAAACTTGGAAAGTTGGATTTGTTGCTTAATGATGATGTTCATATCCCAACCCCTCCCATGCATCTACCACAACTAAATATGG ATGAAAATCTTGTTTTGATTCGTCACCAATTATCCTCGTTGATTCGCCTTTTGTTCGTTACCTTCCACTCGATGGGGATAACACACCTCGCTGCTTCGTGGTATGTCAAACTTCTCAGGTCAGGGGAATCACCCATGTCCTCGCTATCTGAAGATAAATCAGAAAATCTTTTTTCCTCGGAAGAAGGGAGGATGGTGGTAGCCTCGTTGCGGGAGATTTGTGGCATGCTGTGGTCGCTACATGTTCGTGAGAAGCTCACAGAGGCCACTAGGGCGTACCAGAGAGCGCGGGAAAATGAAGAAGTGTTAGAAGCGGTGGTGCATGACTGTTACGCTTGGTTGAGTAGGGCTAAAGTGTTcgcaaagttttataattgggacgaggaaatacaAGATCTGGTCCTCTGCCTTGCATCTGAGCTCCCTGTGGATGAGGACCTCATTCATATCATCGCTGAGCATTTCCATGATCCTAACATCATATCTGCCAAAGTTGATCCCAAGATGAAAATTTTAATGCAAAGGATGCGACAGACTTTTTATAATGTAGATGGTACCTTACAACCTATGACTGTGTTGTACCAACGCCTATGTAGTGAGCTAGATACACAGAAGCATCATAACACACAAGTCCAACATATGTTTATGGATAAGCATGAATCATCCCACCCTGATGGAGAATGGTATGTGCCAAAGTTCACAGAGTCTTACAAGGCTTCTTTATGTGCAGTGTTTCCATTCGAAAAAGACCAGTGTTTCCATGAATTTATTTCACAGCTATTCGATGTAGTTCTAAACAAAGCAAGTACTATACAACGTTCcggtaaaatgaaaaagtcgGAAAAGAACGATCGAAACATTCTGTTGCTTTGTAATCGTCACCAAGTTGCAACCAATGAGCTCGACGCCGCATTTAAAGTCCGTTCTCGTCAGAAACAGTTCACAAAGATCGAAAACTTAAGCCACAACACACCAGATGCAACATCAACCCCGAAGATACGAAAATCGACAAGTTTCAATGAGAAACCCACCACTAAAAGGCGCAATATTACCTTTCAACTTCCCAACCACAACAACCTACACCGATACTTCAGCGAACCAGATCTTAACGGTTCAATTCTTGATGAAACTTTCGACAAATCTCTTCAAATTCCAACTTTCGATAAATCAAAGATCCCACAATGGATGAAGAAACGTCTTCTCAG GTTATCCCCTTACCTTGGTTGGCTTGAACTCTGGATAAACAGCCAAGTTCCTACCTCCCATACCCACCAACCCTCTATAAGGATCAACCTCACCAAACACCAGATGCTACAAGGACTTACTGTGGCTGAGCTGAGGTTCGGGGATTTCCCTAAACCGATATCGACGAAGAAGCAAATATTTCTTCCACCGTTGAAAATCGAAAGTTGCGTAACCGTGTTAAcggatgatgatgtcacaactgTGAGCTCCATAGCAAGC GTGGATGTCAATCAAAATGAAGATCAAACTGTCAATCAAGTTGAACCTGTCAATGAAACcgaacctgtcaatcaaactgaatctgtcaatcaaagtGATGCAGCAATATCACAAACAGTAGTTGATCAGCTGATCTCAACCGACCAATCAGAACCTCAGGTTGGCCAACCAATACAAAGTCAAGGGCCAATGGAAACAG aaaccTCTGAAGAAGTTACTGTAATTGAAGTGAAAGATAAAGAAGAGAATAAGAAGGAGGAGCAGGAGGAAGAGGAGGAGAAAGGGGGAAAGAAAG ATACAACATTAGTCCTTGATGATTTAAAAGATGATGAAAACATTGAAg GATCATCAGTTGAAGATTTCTCCAGTGAGTTAGCTGATGGTGGGGGAACTTACAGAGTCAACAATAAGAACAAGAAGCCAAACAAAGATGAAAACGTGGCCGACGTTGTTCGTTCGGAGATCAATAACGTTCTCCTCGCCCAGCAGGTGTCGCTGTTAAGCCAGATCCTTCTCGGACAAACTTTAACCGGTGGTTCCCAACGTGGGGGAAACCCCTTAGTAGGGAACATCCTCCAATCGTTGCTCCCTACAGCTCCACCTAGTGTTGCGAACGAACCAAAGGTCGAAAAACAGGAAGTCCATGAGGAATCACATAAAAAAGTTCATGATCATGTTTATCACATGAAACCTTCACAACCCAAGAAAGACTTTGGCATCCCTCTCTTCCATGTGCCTGGGATCACTAAATCCCATGACCCGAAGTCAGCTAAGTTAATTTCCACCCCAAACTCAGCCACTAGTTGGCGTGCTTCACTCgcagcaaaaaaaacttacgaTGCCGAGAATTCCCCCCAAAAACCACCTAAACTGATAAACCTCAAAGACAGAAAGAAACCCCTTGTCATCCAAGACACGAACTTACAACACCCAATTCGCCATACCTTACCCACCAACCTCCCGTATGAAACCCCTATTGACCCCCCTAACCCTACACAACCTGTATTAATGAAGCCACCCACTCCACAGCACATACCATCATCATATACAACTCAACAACCCGGCCCGGCtgcaaaacaaacttacaaaactCAATACCcgattttacaaataaaccCCCAACACCCTAAAGCCCCATCTTTTAACTCAGCCCCACAACCAGCCCCAATCCCAAGACAAGAGTCCCATCATGCCCCACTTCACCCATACACCCAACCCCCTGTTCTTAACCCACCCAGAGAAGCATGGGTTGAAGGGAAAGCCCCCAAACCGATCTTCATCAACTGTCAATCACAACAGTATCCACGACAACAGACGCATAGAGATCTTATACCAAGGTTAATAAATCCACAAGAGGTGCTAGAGTACGAAAGTCGCAAACATGGATTCACCAATATTAAG aaatcTTCGGGACCCACCCAGCCCCGCGTACCCCTTATGAAAGTATCGGCCCCACCCTTTGAACATACAGGGGGTCATCATAAACCCCAGGAACCTCCCCAAGTTACCCCTCCCATGATCAACAAGGAGAACGTTAACCCCGCCCAAGTCGCCCCACAAACTAAACCAACACAA CCAGCCCCTCCCCTCCACAAAGCTACCCAACCCCATGAAGAGTTCCATGGCTTCATTGATCAAGATGAAGTGAGGAGAGAAGTTGAGATGAAGATGTTGGGATCGGATGAAAAGATGACGGGAGCTGATGCTCATTATGTGGCTACAGTGGGCAAGCATGag AAACCTCATAAACCTCGTATGAAAGATGCGGACACCCAGATAGAGGTTGAGGAACAACCACACCAacgatga